One stretch of Pseudoramibacter sp. DNA includes these proteins:
- the rplK gene encoding 50S ribosomal protein L11, which yields MAKKVIGLIKLQIPAGKASPAPPVGPALGQHGVNIMGFCKEFNAKTADQAGMIIPVVITVFQDHSFTFITKTPPAAVLLKKAAGIDKASGEPNKNKVASVTMDQVREIAQTKMPDLNAADLDAAASMVAGTARSMGITVEE from the coding sequence GTAATTGGGCTGATTAAACTTCAGATCCCGGCAGGCAAAGCGTCTCCGGCGCCGCCAGTTGGGCCAGCTTTAGGCCAGCACGGTGTCAATATTATGGGCTTCTGTAAAGAATTCAACGCGAAAACAGCGGATCAGGCGGGGATGATCATTCCTGTCGTCATCACCGTTTTCCAGGATCATTCTTTCACGTTCATCACCAAGACCCCGCCAGCCGCTGTTCTGCTCAAGAAAGCAGCAGGCATTGACAAAGCATCTGGAGAACCGAATAAAAATAAAGTCGCATCTGTCACAATGGATCAGGTTCGTGAAATTGCACAGACGAAGATGCCTGACCTGAATGCCGCCGATTTGGACGCCGCTGCCAGCATGGTTGCCGGTACTGCACGTTCGATGGGCATCACGGTCGAAGAATAA
- the rplA gene encoding 50S ribosomal protein L1, translating to MKRGKKYQDNAKTFDKSELFDLDAAVAQVKKMATANFDETVELHARLGVDSRHADQQVRGSVVLPNGTGNTVRVLVIAKGDKLKEAEAAGADFFGEEEMIEKIQKENWFDFDVLIATPDMMGKVGRLGRLLGPKGLMPNPKSGTVTMDIEKAVKDTKAGKVEYRLDKANIIHVIIGKASFTEEQLTQNLTVLLDALKKAKPAAAKGQYFKSVTLASTMGPGVKINPARI from the coding sequence ATGAAAAGAGGAAAAAAATACCAGGATAATGCGAAGACTTTTGACAAGTCTGAGCTGTTTGATCTGGATGCCGCTGTGGCACAGGTCAAAAAAATGGCGACCGCGAACTTCGACGAAACCGTTGAACTTCACGCACGCCTCGGTGTTGATTCCCGTCACGCTGACCAGCAGGTCCGCGGGTCTGTCGTTCTGCCGAACGGCACCGGGAATACGGTTCGCGTTTTGGTTATCGCCAAGGGCGACAAACTGAAAGAAGCGGAAGCAGCAGGCGCTGACTTCTTCGGCGAAGAAGAAATGATCGAAAAGATCCAGAAAGAAAACTGGTTCGATTTCGACGTTCTGATTGCCACACCGGATATGATGGGCAAGGTCGGCCGCTTAGGGCGTCTGCTCGGGCCGAAGGGCTTGATGCCTAACCCGAAATCCGGCACCGTCACCATGGACATTGAAAAGGCCGTTAAAGACACCAAGGCTGGGAAAGTCGAATACCGTCTGGACAAGGCCAACATCATCCACGTCATCATCGGGAAAGCTTCCTTCACGGAAGAACAGCTGACCCAGAACTTAACCGTTCTCCTTGACGCCCTCAAGAAGGCCAAACCGGCAGCCGCCAAAGGACAGTACTTCAAATCTGTCACACTGGCGTCTACCATGGGCCCAGGGGTCAAGATCAACCCGGCAAGAATCTAA
- the rplJ gene encoding 50S ribosomal protein L10 has protein sequence MPNLEAKKALVAEVAEKLKASQGTIIVDYRGLTVAEVTELRNKAREQGIEYKVYKNSTLRFAAKEADQEGLLEALKGPTAIAFCEADPIAPAKLMVDFAKDHEKLEVKSGAVDGKVVSVSEIDALAKLPSREELIAQTLRGLNSPIQGFVNVLNGTIKGLVVALSAIADKKKEEEAA, from the coding sequence ATGCCCAATCTCGAAGCAAAAAAAGCGCTGGTCGCTGAAGTTGCGGAAAAGCTGAAAGCTTCACAGGGAACAATCATCGTCGATTACCGCGGCCTGACGGTTGCGGAAGTCACCGAACTGAGAAACAAAGCCCGTGAACAGGGAATTGAATACAAGGTCTACAAGAATTCAACCCTGCGCTTTGCCGCAAAAGAAGCGGATCAGGAAGGTCTTTTGGAAGCCCTTAAAGGACCGACTGCCATCGCATTCTGCGAAGCTGATCCCATTGCTCCGGCTAAATTAATGGTCGATTTTGCAAAGGATCACGAAAAGCTGGAAGTCAAATCCGGTGCGGTTGACGGCAAAGTCGTCAGCGTCTCTGAAATTGATGCCCTGGCTAAACTCCCGAGCCGCGAAGAACTCATCGCACAGACCCTCAGAGGTCTCAATTCGCCGATTCAGGGATTTGTCAACGTGCTCAACGGGACGATCAAAGGTCTCGTCGTCGCGCTGTCTGCGATTGCCGACAAGAAAAAAGAAGAAGAAGCTGCGTAA
- the rplL gene encoding 50S ribosomal protein L7/L12, whose translation MSEKVENLIEEVKGLTVLELSELVSALEDEFGVSAAAPVAVAAAPGAAGGDAAAEKTEFDVVLKEIGDQKIKVIKVVRELTGLGLKDAKALVDGAPKTVKEGVPKDEAEEMKSKIEEVGATVELK comes from the coding sequence ATGAGCGAAAAAGTCGAAAATTTAATCGAAGAAGTTAAAGGTTTAACGGTTCTTGAATTATCAGAATTAGTTTCTGCATTAGAAGACGAATTTGGCGTCAGCGCTGCTGCTCCTGTCGCTGTTGCTGCTGCACCTGGTGCTGCTGGCGGCGATGCTGCTGCTGAAAAGACTGAATTCGACGTCGTCCTGAAGGAAATCGGCGATCAGAAGATCAAAGTCATCAAAGTTGTCCGCGAACTCACCGGCTTAGGCCTGAAAGACGCGAAAGCTTTAGTCGACGGCGCACCGAAGACCGTCAAAGAAGGCGTGCCGAAGGACGAAGCAGAAGAAATGAAATCCAAGATCGAAGAAGTCGGCGCTACTGTCGAACTCAAATAA
- a CDS encoding NUDIX hydrolase — translation MADRDQIEPKKWIKWAQTLQAEAQSGLAYAANPFDIERYERLRDLSVEIMNTYTEAGMDKVRSMFANETGYQTPKVDVRGAVVKQGKILLVQEKLNDDCWSLPGGWADVGLSLKENIEKEVREEAGLDTKATRLVAIYNWLKSYKDAPFSMYKMVMLCEPAGAGHFADNAETENAAYFALGELPPLTRKVSRDLIARCLSAAKDWDYTPYIE, via the coding sequence ATGGCAGATCGTGATCAGATTGAACCGAAAAAGTGGATAAAATGGGCCCAGACCCTTCAGGCGGAAGCCCAGAGCGGGCTCGCCTACGCGGCGAATCCCTTCGACATTGAGCGCTACGAACGGCTGCGGGATTTGTCAGTGGAAATCATGAACACTTACACCGAAGCGGGGATGGACAAGGTGCGGTCGATGTTTGCCAACGAAACCGGCTATCAGACCCCGAAGGTCGACGTCCGGGGCGCCGTCGTGAAGCAGGGCAAGATCCTCCTCGTTCAGGAAAAGCTCAACGACGACTGCTGGTCCCTGCCCGGAGGCTGGGCCGATGTGGGGCTGTCTCTCAAGGAAAACATCGAGAAAGAAGTCCGAGAGGAAGCGGGCCTCGACACCAAGGCGACCCGTCTCGTCGCGATCTACAACTGGCTGAAAAGCTACAAGGACGCGCCGTTTTCGATGTACAAAATGGTGATGCTGTGCGAACCTGCGGGAGCCGGCCACTTCGCCGACAACGCGGAAACCGAAAACGCCGCTTATTTTGCCCTCGGAGAGCTGCCGCCTTTGACCCGGAAAGTCAGCCGGGACCTCATCGCGCGATGCTTAAGCGCGGCCAAGGACTGGGACTACACCCCCTATATCGAATAG
- a CDS encoding 1-propanol dehydrogenase PduQ: protein MSKMNTVRGFQVKPQIWYGIGSIKKLADFGCSKVCIVTDKDMVKFGLLDKITEVLDEAGVTYHVFDDVKPNPTTDIVEKGVAHMLTERPQALIALGGGSSIDTAKGIIYYTNNFKQIFLDPQFVINPHFIAIPTTAGTGSEVTDYAVLTDVETGTKIPLTESMMMPDTAILEPRLIESVPAGATAATGMDVLTHAIEAYVSTGNNPFSRCYASKATELVFKSLKACYDDGHDLESKASMQIASTMAGIAFNSAGLGMAHAIAHTVGAQYHMPHGMACAIALPYVISYNGIDDRAEHLYERLLHAIGVHKDEGRTAAATLVRMVVTLMKSMKLPLCLDESRSDTSDYDQVRPTLIKKAMADATLKTNPVQPSAEDMGTMLDMVCHGVF from the coding sequence ATGAGTAAAATGAATACCGTCCGCGGATTCCAGGTGAAGCCGCAGATTTGGTACGGTATTGGATCGATTAAAAAACTCGCAGACTTTGGGTGCAGCAAAGTCTGTATCGTTACGGATAAAGATATGGTAAAATTCGGCCTGCTCGACAAGATCACGGAAGTGCTCGACGAAGCCGGCGTGACCTACCATGTCTTTGATGATGTCAAGCCCAACCCGACGACAGATATCGTCGAAAAGGGCGTGGCCCACATGCTGACGGAAAGACCGCAGGCCCTGATCGCCTTGGGCGGCGGCTCTTCGATCGACACGGCGAAGGGCATCATTTACTACACCAATAATTTCAAGCAGATTTTCTTAGACCCGCAGTTCGTGATCAACCCACACTTCATCGCCATTCCGACCACAGCCGGAACCGGTTCCGAAGTCACGGACTACGCAGTCCTCACCGATGTGGAAACAGGCACGAAGATTCCGTTGACGGAATCGATGATGATGCCGGATACGGCCATCCTCGAACCCCGCCTGATCGAATCCGTTCCCGCCGGCGCCACCGCCGCAACCGGGATGGACGTCCTGACCCACGCCATCGAAGCCTACGTCTCCACGGGCAACAACCCGTTCTCGAGATGCTACGCCTCCAAGGCGACAGAACTGGTGTTCAAGAGCCTCAAGGCCTGCTACGATGACGGTCACGACCTCGAAAGCAAGGCCAGCATGCAGATCGCCTCAACCATGGCCGGCATCGCCTTCAACAGCGCAGGGCTCGGCATGGCTCACGCCATCGCCCACACCGTCGGCGCTCAGTACCACATGCCCCACGGCATGGCCTGCGCCATCGCGCTGCCTTACGTCATTTCCTACAACGGCATTGACGACCGGGCCGAACACCTGTACGAACGGCTGCTCCACGCCATCGGCGTCCACAAGGACGAAGGGCGCACCGCCGCCGCGACCCTCGTGAGAATGGTGGTCACCCTCATGAAATCCATGAAGCTGCCCCTGTGCCTCGACGAAAGCCGCTCCGACACCTCGGATTACGATCAGGTCCGCCCGACTTTGATCAAAAAAGCCATGGCCGACGCGACACTCAAGACCAATCCGGTCCAGCCTTCCGCAGAAGACATGGGCACCATGCTCGACATGGTCTGCCACGGCGTCTTTTAA